One Pseudomonas abieticivorans genomic region harbors:
- the rhtA gene encoding threonine/homoserine exporter RhtA produces MTDQPRSLASALFPIGLLLIAMASIQSGASLAKSMFPLVGAQGTTTLRLLFASVIMVILLKPWRATLTAKSLRTVLIYGIALGGMNFLFYMSLRSVPLGIAVALEFTGPLAVAIYSSRKAVDFLWIALAVAGLVLLIPMGDASGGVDLQGAAYALGAGACWALYILFGQKAGADNGIQTAALGVLIAALFIAPIGIVHAGSALLSPALIPVALGVAILSTALPYSLEMVALTRLPARTFGTLMSIEPAFGALSGLLFLHEVLSLSQWLAIACIITASIGATLTMRSGTPPAVAAD; encoded by the coding sequence ATGACCGACCAACCCCGCAGCCTGGCCTCCGCGCTTTTTCCCATCGGCCTGCTGTTGATTGCCATGGCCTCGATCCAGTCGGGCGCTTCGCTGGCCAAGAGCATGTTCCCGCTGGTGGGCGCGCAAGGCACCACCACCCTGCGACTGTTATTTGCCAGCGTGATCATGGTGATCCTGCTTAAACCCTGGCGCGCCACGTTGACGGCCAAGTCGCTGCGCACCGTATTGATTTACGGTATCGCCCTGGGTGGTATGAACTTCCTCTTCTATATGTCATTGCGCAGCGTGCCGCTGGGTATCGCGGTGGCACTTGAGTTTACCGGCCCCTTGGCCGTGGCCATCTACTCCTCGCGCAAAGCCGTGGATTTTCTCTGGATCGCGTTGGCGGTGGCCGGCCTGGTGCTGCTGATCCCCATGGGCGATGCCAGCGGTGGGGTTGACCTGCAGGGCGCGGCCTACGCCTTGGGCGCGGGCGCGTGCTGGGCGCTGTACATTTTATTCGGGCAAAAGGCTGGCGCCGACAATGGCATCCAGACCGCCGCCCTTGGCGTATTGATCGCCGCGTTGTTCATCGCCCCCATCGGCATCGTCCATGCTGGCAGCGCCCTGCTCTCCCCCGCCTTGATACCCGTGGCACTGGGCGTGGCGATTTTGTCCACGGCGCTGCCCTACAGCCTGGAGATGGTTGCACTGACTCGCTTGCCTGCACGTACGTTCGGCACCCTGATGAGCATCGAGCCGGCCTTCGGCGCATTGTCGGGCCTGTTGTTTCTTCACGAAGTACTTTCGCTGTCACAGTGGCTGGCCATTGCCTGCATCATTACCGCGTCCATCGGTGCCACGCTGACCATGCGCAGCGGAACCCCACCGGCGGTGGCCGCCGATTGA